The window CAGCGTTACACAATTTCAAAACGTTTTCTTTAATGTGTTACTGTATTTGGAGATTGCGGTGGGATATCTTGGTGGTTGTTTTAGGGGTGATGAAGGACTGATCCGATCGATTCCTTTGTTGGATCAGTGAGTTTTTATTCAAGTGACTTGTACTTCGTTACAAAATACTCATGTTGTAAATTACaaatgtatttgtttgttttaagatTATACTTGCAATATTCAgttgtttcttatgttttgaaGGTAAATGTATAACTTCTGAACTTCACATAGCAACTTCTAAAAAGGATCGTTTATTATAAAACCAAAGGCTTTTGGTTTTGTCAAATCAATCAGCTACAGATCGAGAAATAAATAAGACGAAGAAGAGACACTTTTATTCTGACCAAGACCTCTTGAATCTTGGTCGATCACATACTCAAAACGTAAGATAGAAACATTGGACTATGAAACCAAATCCTCAAAATATAGCTCAAAGCTCATCCTTCTTGATCGCGGAGGGACGGACACCATTAGCGAGAAATTCTTTGTAGTACTTGCCCGATTCTTTCACATGACGTGTGAGGTTATTCTTGAAATCAATGTAATAGAGTCCGAATCTGTTTTTGTAACCATCTTGCCACTCGAAGTTATCTAACAACGACCATACAAAGTATCCAGTGACTCTCACCTTGTCAATGCTGCACATTTTTACACAAATGTTTCATCAAATTCTTCCATATATACAATTGTTAGTCTATGATATAgtataaaaaaagaagtacGACTTACCAAATAGCCTCTTGCATACTCAAAAGATGCCTCTGaagataatattttctattatgatCAGCGGTACCAACTGCAACCGAATCAGTGGCCCCAAGTTCTTCTCCATATCCTAGGAAAAGAACATCAAGATCagtatatttgatatttatcatataatataatcaGCACCAAAAAATAGTTAgcagtaaaaaataatatatctagTTACCATTCTCCATGATCATTATTTCCGGGTTTGCGTATTTATCTTTGATGTACTTCAAAAGACTTCTAAAACCTCTAGAGTAAACGTTCAATGCAGCGGTGAAAGgctgaaaaaaataaacaatggtATCAGTAGACGACAGTATAATAAACAGTGCCAAAGTGGGAAAGTCTTAACCAAAACGCATACCTTGCTACCAATGCTGTAGTTTTGTACATTCTTGGCTGGAAAATTAAAGATAATAATGTTAATTAGTAACAATTATTAAGTACTTCTATACGTTCAAACCTACTCCGGAGACTTTTTGGTATCAGTTATTTTATCAGTTAAAAGGAAAACGAAAACTTACCTTCCCATTGAACAAGAGAATCTTGCAACCATCTTGGTTTAGTGTAATCTGGCTTCTCCAGATGGTTTGAAAACGCTGAAGTGTAGTAGTTGAGTCCTACGAAATCGGTAgaatctttcaattttttcttctgCTCAGTGGTAAATTTAGGCAATCTATGACCAACAATGTCTTTCATAATCTGTGGATAATCTCCGAACGTAGTTGTGTCCAAATGCctatataaaataatcaaagttccatttaatcaataaaatagaaattatatacgattattttattttctttcaaatatatatagagagagattaCTTACCATCCGAGCATAAAGTCAAGTGCACGGTCAATAGACGCACCGTCTTGTGCATCATCAAAGTCATGTGGCTCAAACCAAGCCGGACTATGTGCGATTCCAACCTTCGACCCTTTACACTGTAGCCATAAACATTACACAcgcaaagaaaaaagtaaaattctTATCAGATCTGAATCATGACtataagtaattaattatgatttgtgTCTGATGTATGTACCTTTTCACACTTTCGTAGAGCTTCAACGGCCTCTGCGTGAGAGAGTAGGAGGTTGTGACTGACTTGATAAGCCTCAAAACCTGATCGTCCATCTTGGCATAAAGGATTGACGTAAGTAGAACAACGTCCTGGTGCCTTCTTTCCTACGTCATAACCGGCGTGAGCAAAGACCCATGGCTCGTTGAATGTGATCCAATGCTTTACTTTTCCACCGTATTCTTGGAAAACGTAGTCTGCGTATTCCCTGAAGTCTTTCctgtatttttgcaaaaaaaaaaagggatattaattaaaatcacGTGGAGCGTGTCTCCTATAAGCTTTAACTGCGTCTTACGAAAACGTACACAATGTTTTGGCTTAAAAAGCCGCCATATTCGTCTTCTAGATCTTGTGGGGTGTCCCAGTGGAAAACAGTCACGAATGGAATAATACCTAatcacaaatataaatatttgtattagagaaaaataagggTATTAGCCTATTAggtatagagttttttttttgttgattaaattttatatatgtacataaatgctttaaagtatatataaccATTTTTGATGAGCTCGTCGATGACGTCGTGGTAGAATTGCACACCAGCTTTGCTCACTCCCTTCTCCTTTCTCCCAtctgattttaaaataaacattaatttgtttagtttcaTTAATATTCAACATGcatataaatacaataaattcGATATACACTCACGAGGAAATATTCTTGACCATGCGATGGACATTCTGAAGGCGTCTGTGTTTAGACTCTTCATGAGCTGAATATCTTCCTACAAACATTTTCGCAGAGGAgacaaattaattttcaaaatctaGTATAATTAAAACGGACCAATCAAGGTATTCATTAATAGATACCTTGTAACGATGGAAGAAATCAACAGCCACATCGCCGGTGTCGTTATTACATCTCGCTGCAAATTAAGTTTAGTTAAATCAATATTCTAAGTTTAAGTTAGATTTAAGAGgttgtaagaaaagaaaaaaaaaaaagtaaatgtaaAGGCATTAGCTCACCTGGATATCTTTTACAGTAGATATCCCATAAGGCTGGTCCACGACAAGTTTCGTCAACTGCACCTTCAACCTAATgacatataacaaaaaaaataggtGATAGGTTTagcaaatgatatatataataaacacacatatatagaCTAATCTGGTATATAAATGACTAAATTTGTACCTGATAAGCCGCCGTAGCCGTGCCAAAAAGAAAACCTTCAGGAAAACTTCCTCGACTTAGTTTAGTAGACGGGGGACAAACGGGATCACCGGCATTTGCAGGAGAACCGACGATAACTACGAGCAAAAGCACCCCCAAGAGAGGAAACTTTTGCAAAgccatctttgttttttgttcttgttgctgTTTGTTCGCTCTTCAACAGAATTAGAAGTATTGATGGTTCTTTTACATCTCAAAGGCTTTCTTTATATAGTGATTTTCATTCACTTATTGATCTCtcattttatgtgttttttttttaatttgccaaCCAGGCATCGtttatcattttaatattttattttatagatcaAGATCGTGTTTTGGATCATACATTGATTGCTACGTACATGGTTATTGACGTCATAGCCTTTATATTATAAtgcttttatatgtttatttgaCTAAACTATCATACTGTACATGTTATTTAATACAGTATAAGGATGATTCATTGCATGATCACATCGtttgttttttcataaaaatgttTCTCAAAATTTACAACATATAATATTCCGCGTGTCCAACGAGtacatattaaaattaataaaatgtgaCTTTCAATCAGGCCGTTGTGTTTGTGTATCTCCAAAAAAATGAAGGTTCCATACATTATAACTATATGATACTGTATTGGCCCTTAATTAAGACCATTTAATATTGCACTGCACCTGCATAGAATAAGgcctatttaaaaaaaatccaataatcaacagtggtttttttttcttctcctcttttattttctacaaataccgttttgttttcagttttgaaACATTAAATAATACATCTCGTGTTTAACGAGCAACAATTTTAAATGCAACATGTTGGCTTCGATCTAAAATTCCCAaattatacaaagaaaaaatagcaTTAAACTGCAATATCGACGTTTCCATGTGGTGTAATATGATTATTACAAATTGCTCCATGAGTTAATTAGGTACTATactaaattcatatttttatttaaaattttatattcgtaaataacttataatataaacttaacaaataatttgagtCTATTATAGTTTGGCTGATAAATATGAATGAAGGATGacgtaaataagtttttaaattgtgtaaaaaaaaagaagaataaacgGAGTTTCAGGAGGACAAATGAAAATCCGTCATCATTAGGATTAGAGAAGCAAATGCAAATTTGATTAGTAATTTACTTTATTTGTTGTCATCTATTAGGAAAGGATAATATCAGTTAGCTAGTCCCAATCGTGCAACCTATTGGTTTATTATATGACTATATCTGAGTGATTAACTGACCTATCAGTACAATTcggatttttgttaaaaaagttaTTGATATAACATAGTAAATGGcgaatttaaaatataatctctaagttttttttcttaattctacTTCTTGACCCTCAAATAATAGTTTTGAGAGTGGATACTTATCTGAAGTCGGTACTTGATTATGTATACATCTATACCATCCATTTTTGACCATTGAAGACAAAAACTAGGGTAGCGGAGAGTCAACCATACAAGTTATGATCGTTCTTTCTTATTACACAAAAAAACGTCACActattctaaaataataaaaatttgaaattgaaaaggaaAGACACTATACATatccatattattttttttttcaacatttctgCATtatgggccacaactggccggcccattagccaaattcctacattcgtaggagccgggactcgatcccgggtgtgatggtgccttgtgcattaaggacttaccttcTGCCACTGCACCAAGGTCACTTCACACATATCCATATTATTATTCAACGATATTCTCAAAATCGATATATTTAAACCACCAATGCTATAGGAGGAAATTAAATAGAACATCCGATCTCATTAAACATGTTAATTTTGTAACTGTTAGTTACGTTAAGTCCTGTTTGTCCTATTACAGTATTAATTACTAGTTCATTGTTGTATTTGTATCCTTCCATTACCCAAGAATTAATATGGAAGGCACAAAACACGTGCCCAGAAAGGGTCGTTTTTGTAATGTTATACGGTATACCTTATCAAATTTATACCTGGCcatttattttgaaagttttaaagaattttttaagttttgaagtCAAGGCATCGGGCCGGGCACCACGACGACTTTggtgagagaggaagagaaactctttattagttttgtttttgttttgttctgttcaACAAAATTCTTAATCATAATAAACTCTCTATTACAACCAAGACCTCATCACAGGGATCTAGTTAAAaactacaaaccaaacaaagaagcTACAGTTTGAATTATACTGGTACACTCAAAGCTCGTCCTTTCTTGATCTTTGATGGAGCCATGGAGGTGTTCCTTGACTAAGGAAATGCTTGTAATACCTGGCCTATTCTTTGTCATGACGACGTGTCAAATTGTTCTTGTAATCGACGTAACAGAGTCCAACAATGAACTAGTAATggaagattctcaaaaataacaccaaaataagttattttttcaaacttagcacaacatctctaaaatctaaaaataacaCCAATCAAAGAGAATCTTCCAATATCAAATTTATACCTGGCCTATccttcaaaactataccctaaaagtgaaattgaaaacccaaacctaaaaaaaaaattctaaaaattaattttaaatatttaaatatgttaaatagtgttattttgaaaatttatggaAGGTATACCATACTTGTCCataaaaacaaactattttAGGATAGTGGATAATCCTAtcgcatcttttttttttttgtttcgttttgcGTCGGTCCTAACTCCTAACGATGGGACCAtttaaaaaccaagaaaatgaaTCTGAACGGGGTACTAATTTTGCGGTTTAGCCACTACGTACGTTGGAACACACTAAAAAATTCAGTGAACGTAGGAATGACACCTTAACTGTAAATGCGCAAGCCCAGCACAAATCATTTACATGGACCAAGCCCATTATTTTAAAGTGGCCCACTAATACGACTCAATTTTTTTGGAGTAAACCCATGATGGTAATTAATTTCAACCAATATACACTTGCTCTGAAATATGAATAATGACTACCAACCATTGTAATTAATTTCAATCAATATacacttcctcttcttttttttttttaaataaactcTTCAAGACTTCAACTCCATGAATAAAATAACCATTATAGAAAACATTTACtaaaagtttgacaaaaaaaaaaaaaatacgaccTAGATAGTATGTAGatatcatttttcttatttgtaaGGTTTTGACGAGAGCAACTTTATTCTATTGTATGTATCAAACAATAAATAACGAgggttttatacttttattacGTTAAGTTTAGATGTAACACTTCCAAATTGGGCCTTCAAAAGAGCCGCGATCTTCTGCTTTGGCGGCAAGACTTCTTTAATAAAATCATTGCCGATAAAATCTTTTGACCTACGTTGAAGGTTTGGAAACTCCTCTGCAGTCATGATCGTGACGCCTGAAGCTTCTTGGACGATCCCTAGCCAATATCCAATGAAATCAGCCGCTATATCGACAAATCCAATTGTCTCTCCTCCGAAAAAATGTCTATCTCCAAGCTCTTTTTCTAGATATTTCAAACCCTCATAAGCctctttcgtttctttttctctttcgcTTTTAGGTCCCCAACAAGCCTTCCACATTGCTACCATTACCTGGGACCCCGAGACCAATACAagttataaaatctaattaatATTGTACACAATGCTCTTTGATTAAGGCATGCATCTTTATTCTTGATATTACGTGAATACTTTGCTATTCAATTCCAAATTCATCATGAAAATTAAATCTCATACCCCtgatataatttgtttgattaagATCAACATATATGTACCTTTTCATCCACATGCTTAGCCCAAAAACGGGCCATGGCACGCTCATAAGGATCTTGAGGCAATATCGTCTGACTTGTCTTCCACGTATCTTCGATGTATTCGACAATCACCAGAGATTCAGCTATTGATCTGCCATTGTGGACGAGGACAGGGTCTTTCTTATGGATGGGGTTGTACTTGAGAAGCATAGGACTTTTGTTACCATAAACATCTTCTTCATTGTACTCATAAGGTATGCCCTTAAGTTTAAGGACCATCTCTACTCTTTTGCTAAAAGGACTTCCCCATAACCCCAAAACCGTTACTTGCTCTTCTTGATTCATCTTTCCGGTTAAAAGTAATATACAGtc is drawn from Camelina sativa cultivar DH55 chromosome 1, Cs, whole genome shotgun sequence and contains these coding sequences:
- the LOC104750461 gene encoding beta-glucosidase 23-like, with protein sequence MALQKFPLLGVLLLVVIVGSPANAGDPVCPPSTKLSRGSFPEGFLFGTATAAYQVEGAVDETCRGPALWDIYCKRYPARCNNDTGDVAVDFFHRYKEDIQLMKSLNTDAFRMSIAWSRIFPHGRKEKGVSKAGVQFYHDVIDELIKNGIIPFVTVFHWDTPQDLEDEYGGFLSQNIVKDFREYADYVFQEYGGKVKHWITFNEPWVFAHAGYDVGKKAPGRCSTYVNPLCQDGRSGFEAYQVSHNLLLSHAEAVEALRKCEKCKGSKVGIAHSPAWFEPHDFDDAQDGASIDRALDFMLGWHLDTTTFGDYPQIMKDIVGHRLPKFTTEQKKKLKDSTDFVGLNYYTSAFSNHLEKPDYTKPRWLQDSLVQWEAKNVQNYSIGSKPFTAALNVYSRGFRSLLKYIKDKYANPEIMIMENGYGEELGATDSVAVGTADHNRKYYLQRHLLSMQEAICIDKVRVTGYFVWSLLDNFEWQDGYKNRFGLYYIDFKNNLTRHVKESGKYYKEFLANGVRPSAIKKDEL
- the LOC104750547 gene encoding glutathione S-transferase U8-like, which translates into the protein MNQEEQVTVLGLWGSPFSKRVEMVLKLKGIPYEYNEEDVYGNKSPMLLKYNPIHKKDPVLVHNGRSIAESLVIVEYIEDTWKTSQTILPQDPYERAMARFWAKHVDEKVMVAMWKACWGPKSEREKETKEAYEGLKYLEKELGDRHFFGGETIGFVDIAADFIGYWLGIVQEASGVTIMTAEEFPNLQRRSKDFIGNDFIKEVLPPKQKIAALLKAQFGSVTSKLNVIKV